From the Hyalangium ruber genome, the window CCGCACCTCGGTGATGCTCTCCACGGGCAGCGAGCCCCGCGCCGTCGGCAGTACGCTCCAGTTCCCCGTGCATGCCTATGCGGACGACGACCGGGTGGCACGGGAGCGAATCGCGGAGCTGCTCGATGCGCGAGAGCGCCAGCACTACCGGGAGGTCCTCTCGGAGGTCGCCCGGCGGCCGCTGGAGGCGGGGGTGGGGTTGCAGTCCGCCGTGTTCGCTCAGTGGCAGGGCACCCCATGCCGCATGGGTGTGTACCTGACGTCCGAGGCGTATGCGATCAGGACGCCGCGCAATGCCCCGGGCCAGGCGCCGCTGTCGTATGGTCACGGCTCTTGAACCGCTCTCTGGGAGAGAGGCTGACGGTGATTGACAAGCTCGCATGGATACGGGTCGCCAACGGGCGAATCCTGGGCGCTCGCTCCAAGGGAAAGGACACCTATTACCTCCCGGGAGGAAAGCGTGAGCCCGGCGAGACGGATATCGAAGCGCTCTCCCGAGAGGTCGAGGAGGAGCTGTCCGTTCGGATCAAACCCGAGACCGCCTCGCTCTTTGGAACCTTCGAGGCCCAGGCCCATGGGAAACCCGAAGGTGTGCGGGTGCGGATGACTTGTTATCTCGCGGAGTTCGATGGAGAGCTGCGTCCCGCTTCCGAGATCGAGGAATTAGTCTGGCTGACGTATCAGGACCGGGAACGTGTCTCTCTCGTCAGTCAGATCATCTTCGACAAGCTCCATGAGATGAAGTGGCTCTCATAGACATACCTGCGGAGGTCTTTCAGCCAATGCGCTTCCTCACCCTAGCGGCCTTTCTCCTCGCCTGTGGCCCCTCCTCGGAGACGGACGAGGCGGCCCCCCTCGTGGAGTCCCAGCAAGCGCTCACCGAGGGAGCGCCGCTGACGACCCATGACGCCAGCTGCCTCAAGCTCCAGGACCAGAACACCTGGAGCACCTATCCCTCGTACATGACGCCCGTCGGCCCCGCCCTCGGCTTGAGCACCGTCCTCCAGGACCTCAACCGCGCCGGCCCCATGCTCACCGCCTCCACCCGCCCTCCCGCCGTGGGCTACAAGGGCGGCTTCCGCTGGAACGATGGCGACATGGCCACCACTGAGTGGATCCCTCAGGCCCTCACCGCGGGCACCTCTGGCTCCGCCAACGTCGCCATCGTCTCCTGGCACTACGCCCCCACCACCGCTCCCGAGAAGGGCGTGCGCATCTCCGTGGCCGACATCTCCGACATGGCCGCCAGCGCCGTCAGCTACCGCCACGTTCTCCTCGTTCGCCCCACCAGCTCCGGCAACTTCACCACCATCCCCGAGCACGGCGGCGGCCTCGCATGGTTCGGCAACTCCCTCTACATGGCCGACACCTCCGATGGCATGCGCGTGTTCGACCTCACGCAGATCCGCGAGGTCGACACCAGCACCACCTGCGAGACACAGATCGGCCACGTCGGCTCGGTGTGGTGCGCCTATGGCTACAAGTACGTCCTGCCTCAGGTAAGCGCCTACGTGGTGCCCTCCTCCATCACCAGCCCGTGCCGCCCCAAGTTCTCCTTCCTCGGCAAGGACACCCGCGGCTCCACCGACGTGGTGCTCTCCGGTGAGTACTGCAACAACACCGGCACCTCGTGCCCTTATGACGGCTCCACTCCTGGCCTCGGAGGGCGGCTCTATCGCTGGCCCATGGACTCCGCTACCTCCCGCCTCAAGACCGTGAGCGGGCTGGTCTCCCCAGAGCGGGCCTACGTCATGAACGAGCCCAACGTGCAGGGTGTGGCCCCCATCATGACCTCCACGGCGACCACCTCGTACTGGCTGAGCTCCACGCGTTATGGCGGCGCGCTCTTCAAGGTCTCCACCAGCGCCTCACGCACCGCTTACCTCTCCGGTAGCTCGCAGTGGGCTCGGATGCCCGAGGGCATGCACGCCACCGGCAGTGGCACCAACCTGTGGACCGTCACCGAGGGCGTCAGCGGCGTCACCTCTCCCTCTCTCGGAGGGCGCGTGGTCTTCTTCGCCGCCCAGGCCTCCCTGGACTGAGCCTCCGCTTCCCGCCCCCACGTGGGTAGACACGTGGGCGCGCATCGGCGGGTAAGTAGGCGTTGAGCGGCGAGCACTGGGAGAACTAGGGTCAGGGGCGTAACGGGCCTTCCCGGAACATCCAGTTTCCAGGAGCCGAGGCCCCATGACGTCCATGCGGGGGAGACGCGATGCCCGGAGCACTCGATCTCAACAGGTTTCCGACCCAGCCTCTCTTCACGATTTCGTGCGACGCGCTCCCCGCGGACACGCGGGTCCTGCGCCTGGGCGGCACGGAGGGCATCTCCCATCTCTACAGCTTCACCCTCCAGTTGCTCATGCACGAGGACGAGGGCCTGGTCTTCGAGATGGAGCAGGCCCTCAACGCCCCCGCCACCCTGACCATCCACGGCGGAGACGGGACGCCGCGCCGCACCCTTCATGGCGTGCTGGCCTCCATCGACTGGGTCCGCGAGACCGCCGACCACACCGTCTATGAAGTCGTGCTCGTACCCCGGCTGTGGAGGCTGGGGCTGAACCAGCACAGCAACGTCTACGTCCAGCAGGCCATCCCCACCATCATCACCAACCTGCTCGAGGACAACGGCTTCGTCGCGGAGGACTACGCGCTGCGGTTGAAGGAGCGCTACCCGAAGCTCGAGCACGTCTCCCAGTACCGGGAGAGCGACCTGGCCTTCATCCAGCGGCGGATGGAGCGCGAGGGCATCTACTTCTACTTCGAGCAGCTCGAGGACCGCGAGAAGCTCATCATCACCGACCACAAGAGCTACGCCGCGTCGAGCGGCTCGGTCCGGTACTTCCCCCAGGCGGGCCGCAACCTCACCGGTGTCGAGGCCTTCGCCACCTTCACCTCCCGGTGCCGCACGCGCCCGAAGGAGGTCCGGCTGCGCGAGTACGACTACCTGCGGCCCACCATGGACTTGAAGAAGAGCCACCCCGTGTCCCCGCACGGCGTCGGCGAGGTGGTCAGCCACGACGAGCACTACACCACCCCCGCGGACGGCAAGCGGCTGGCCCAGGCCCGCGCCGAGGAGCTCAAGGCCCGCGAGGCCATCTTCGAGGGCCGGGGCCGGGCCTTCGAGGCGCAGCCAGGCTACCTCTTCGAGGTCTGCGAGCATCCCCGCCCCTCCTTCAACGCCTCGTACCTCGCGGTCACCGTGGAGCATGAGGGCAGCCAGGGCATCGGCGACGTCGAGGAGCTGGACGACGAAGCGCCCACGCAGTTGAACCGGGACGCGGAGCCCACCTACTTCATGCGGGTGGAGGCCATTCCCAGCGGCGTCCAGTTCCGCCCCCCACAGCTGACTCCGGTCCCCCGCATCTTCGGGGTGGAGACTGGACGCGTGGACGGCGAGCAGGAGAGCCAGTACGCGCAGATCGACGAGCACGGCCGCTACAGGCTCCAGCTCCACTTCGACGAGAACGATCCGCGCAACGGCAAGGCCTCCACCTGGGTCCGCATGCTCCAGCCCCACGGTGGCAGCCGCGAGGGCTTCCACTTCCCGCTGCGCAAGGGCACCGAGGTGCTCCTGGTGTTCCTCGGGGGAGATCCGGATCGCCCCGTCATCGCCGGCGTCGTGCCCAACCCCCATACCCCCAGCCCCGTCACCCAGAACAACGCCACCTTCAACGTCCTGCTCACCGGCGGCGGCAACCGGATGGAGCTGGAGGACAAGGCCGACGTGCAGCACGTGCGGCTGTCCACGCCCACCCAGGACACCCTGCTCCACATGGGCGCCCCGGACGAGAGCAGCCACAACATCCATCTGCGCTCCAATGGCAGCGCGTTGATCGATCTGGGCGGTGACTACGACACCAAGGTGCAAGGAGCCAAGACCGAGTACGTCAAGAAGTCCGTCACCGAGACCTACGACAACCTCCTGGACACCAAGGTGAAGGAGGACCGCTTCCTCACGGTCAGTGGCAACGACGACACGAAGGTCACCAAGGAGCAGAAGCTCAAGGTCACCGGCAACCGCACCGTCACGGCCGAGTCGAACCAGACGCACACCGTCACCGGCAAGGACACGCACACCATCACCGGGCAGCAGAAGATCACCGCCAACGGCGGACAGAACATCACCGTGGGCTCCAGCGGTCGGACCGAGACCATCTCGGGCCCGCTCACCCAGACGACGGGCCCCCAGACGCTCACGGTGAACGGCGTGCTCACCCAGACCATCACCGGCGCGGCCACCATCACCAGCCCCGTGAGCTACAACATCGTCGCGCCCAACGTGAACCAGGTGGCTCCCGCCAAGAACTTCAAGTCAGCGCCCTGGAGTGGCGAGGCGATCGGCTTCAAGTTCTCCATCCTGGGCGCCAAGGCCGAAGTCGTCGCGGGCATGGCCGTGGCCGCCACGAACGTGAAGATGGACCTCACGTCCCTCAAGATGGACATCGCGACGATGAAGTATCAGAACAACCCGACGACCATCAAAACGTTCGGAGCCGCCATCCAGCAGGCCTACTGCAACCTGCACGTCGTCGGCTTGTTCGTCGTGGCGTAAGGGGAGAAACGGATGACGAACCAGGAGCCGGATGCCGCGGGCAAGGCCGTCGGGTACATTCTGGGCTTTCTGATCATCGGTGGCGCGATCGCGATGCTGATCGCGAGCTTCTACGTGTCCCCCGAGGCGCAGACAGACAGCGGTGGCTCGCTCCAGATGTTCCTTCGCTACTCTGGAGGGATCATCCTCGGATTGGGTGTCATGGGCCTGCCCATCGGGATCATTCTCCACCAGGAGAACCGGAAGAAGGCCGCCCGGCTCCGGGAGCTCAAGGCCTCGGCGGTTCCCGGGGTGCTGCGCATCGTCAGCTTCGAGCAGCTGTATGCCAACGAAGACTCCGTGGAGCTCTCGCTCGACGTCGAGATCACCGTGCCCTCACGCCAGCCCTACCGGATGGCGCTGAAGCAGTGGATCCCCACCGCCTACGTCGGCCGGCTTCGCCCGGACGAGCGGCTGCCCGTTCGGGTTCCCGCCTCCGAGCCTGGGACGCTGTTCATCGATTGGGGAGGAAAAGCGGAGCCCGGCGTATGAAGGTCATCAAACCGCAGAAGCTCGGGCTGCTGCCGCGCTCCTTCGAGTACGGGAAGGACACCTTCCTCGTGCTCACCATGGCCGCCTTCTTCCCGCTGGATCAGCCCGACGTGCTCCTGCCCGAAGTGGCCCTCTGGAAGTTCGCCGCCGAGGAGCTGGGTGGGCAGACGCCGCTGGACGAGGGCCTGCCCAAGCAGCGCGGCGAGGTGCTCGTCCACGCGCAGGCCTTTCCCCCGGGAGGCACCCCGCAGGTCGCCTGCCAGGTGCGGGTGCGCGTGGGCTCCATCGACAAGACGCTGCGCGTGGTGGGCAACCGTCACTGGGACCGGAGTGGAGTCCCCTCGCCTCCCGAGCCCTTCACCCAGATGCCGCTCACGTATGCCCAGGCTTTCGGCGGCCAGGGCTACGCGCCCAATCCCCTGGGCAAGGGCTTCGTCCAGGGGAAGCTCCCCCCCGGCGCGCTCCACCCCCTGCCCAATGTGGAGGCGCCCAACCAGCTCATCCGCTCGCCCAAGGACAAGCCCGCCCCCGCGGGTCTGCTGCCCTTGGACACGAGCTGGCCGCAGCGGGCCTCCAAGGCCGGCACGTATGACAGCCGCTGGTTGAAGACGCGCTTCCCCGGCTTCGCCGAGGACCTGGACGAGAGCTACTTCAACGCCGCTCCCGAGGACCAGTGGCTCTCCGGCTACTTCCAGGGTGGCGAGCGCTTCTTCCTCGAGCACCTCCACCCCTCCCAGCCCCGCATCGAGGGCACGCTGCCGCGGCTGACCGCCCGCGCCTTCGTCACCCTCAAGACGCCTCAGGGCGAGTCCCTGCAGGAGCTCTCCACCCGGCTGGACACCGTGTGGCTGTTTCCGCACGCCCAGCGCGGGGTGCTTCTCTTCCGCGCCCTCGCCAAGGTCGCCGAGGACGATGCCGCGGACGTGCTCCATTGCGTCACTGCCTTCGAGGCGCAAGGCGCTCCGCGTCCCGCCCAGCACTACAAGGACGTGCTCGCGCGGCGCCTGGACAAGAAGCAGGGGTATCTCTTCGCCTTGCAGGACTCCGAGCTGTTGCCCGAGCAGCCCGCCGGCGCTCCGGGCGACCTGGACACCGTGCCCCCGGAGTTCACCGTGGGAGGCCAGGTTCTGCGCGATGCCATGCGGCGCGGAGCCCAGCGCGAACGGGACCGCGCCCGGGAGACGGTTCGGGCCGCGGGTGTGGATCCGGACACCGTCCTGCCCGCCACCCTCCCGCCCGAGGAGCGGGCACCCACCCTGGAGGAGTTGCCCGCCGTCGTGGGCCAGATCGAAGCGCAGATCGAGGAGCAGAAGGCCTCGGCCGAGCGCCAGCGGGTGGAGGCCGAGCAACACGCACGCCGCATCTGCGCCGAGCATGGCATCCACTACGAGAAGGTCATGCAGGACGCGAAGGAGAAGGCGGGTGGGCCTCCCCGCTTCTCGGCTCGCGAGGAGTTCGCGAAGCTCCAACAGCTCGCGGCCGACGTTCGCGGCCAGGGGCAGCCCATGCCCGAGCTCGAGGCCATGCTCGCCGCCCCCGCGTTCCTCCAGCGGATGGAGCACGGTGAGGCCCAGCTTCGCGAGATCTATCAGCGCTTCGCGCACCACATGGATCCCGCGGCCGCGATGGACGCCCCGTCCTCCGCGCAGGTGCGCGCCCGCGTGGAGGCGTGCCACCGGGCCGGACAGCCGCTCGCACGGGAGGACCTCACGGGCGCGGACCTCTCGGGCATGGAGCTGCCTGGGGTGAACTTCCAGGGCGCGCTGATGGAGCGGGTGAACCTGAAGGGCGCCAACCTGAGCGGGGCGAACCTCGAGGGGGCCGTGCTCGCTCGCGCCGAGCTGTCCGGCGCCCGCCTGACCGGGGCGAACCTGAAGGGCGCCAACCTCGGGCGGGCCCAGCTCCTCGGCACGCGGTTCGACGGTGGCGCGGAGCTCTCGGGCGCCAACCTCTCCGAGGCCGACCTGAGCGGGGCGAAGTTGCGCGGAGCCAAGCTCACCGGCGCGGACCTGTCCGGCGCGCGGATGAAGGGGGCGGACTTCCGGGAGGTGTCGGCGGCCGGCATCACCTTCATGCGGACCGACCTCTCCCAGGCGGCGTTCACGGGCGCCCAGCTCGCCGGGTGCATCTTCCTGGAGTGTACCGTCACCGGCGCGGACTTCAGCGGCGCCACGCTCACCTCCGGGATGTTCCTGACGGCCAAGGGAGATGGGGCCAACTTCCGCCAGGCCAAGCTCGGCAACCTGCGCCTGGTGCAGGGCTGCTCGTTCGCGAAGTCGGACTTCCAGGAGGCCGAGCTCAGCGAGGCCAACCTGCGCGGCACCCGGCTGGAGGAGAGCAACTTCTCCGGCGCCACGCTGGACCGCGCGGACCTCAGCGAGTGCGAGCTGCGCGGGGCGCGCTTCTACCGCTCCGTCGCTCGGGAGAGCCGCTGGGTCCGCGCAAACCTTCAAGCGGCCCACTGCGTGTCCATCAACCTCATGAACGCCATCCTCCAGAAGGCGGACATCTCCCAGGCGGACTTCACGGGCGCCAACCTCTTCCGGGCGGACTTCGCCAAGGTGCGGGGCAAGGCCGCGAGCATGCGCCAGGCGCTCCTCACGGATGTGCGCATCACCCAGGAGCGGACATGACCCGGGACGAGCTCATCGAGCAGGTGCGCCACGGTGAGCCCATCACCGGCGTGGATCTGTCGGGGATGGACCTCTCGGGCGCCGACCTCTCCGGAGGCGTGTTCCAGGAAGTCCGCTTCGCCTCGGCGAAGTTCGCGGGCGCCGCGCTCCGGGAGGCCATCTTCGCCGGCTGCTCCTTCGAAGGCGCGGACCTGCGCAAGGCCGAGCTGCCGCGCGCCGTGCTGGACCACTCCTCGCTCGACCGCGCCACGCTCGAGGGCGCGGACCTGACGGGGGCGAAGTGGCACGCGTGCAGCGCCTCGGGAGTCACGCTGCGCCAGGCGCGGCTCGCCCTCGGGGTGTTCTCGGAGGTGAACCTGACGGGCGCCGATCTCTCCGGCACCCTGCTCGACCGCACCGCGTTCTTCCAGGGGAGCTGGGGCCAGGTGAACCTCTCCGGGGCCACGCTCAAGCAGACAGTGCTCAATGAGGCGGACCTGCGCACCGTGAACCTCACGGGCGCGAGCTTTGAGCTGGCCCTGCTGCTGCAGAGCAACCTCTCGGGGAT encodes:
- a CDS encoding pentapeptide repeat-containing protein, giving the protein MTRDELIEQVRHGEPITGVDLSGMDLSGADLSGGVFQEVRFASAKFAGAALREAIFAGCSFEGADLRKAELPRAVLDHSSLDRATLEGADLTGAKWHACSASGVTLRQARLALGVFSEVNLTGADLSGTLLDRTAFFQGSWGQVNLSGATLKQTVLNEADLRTVNLTGASFELALLLQSNLSGMNLQGMRFTLTQFNGANLSGCDLRDSVLVQCGFKDADLSGAKMEKANAANALFIQARAAGANFRQANLFQALLLDAELGKADFSGANLQQAQFARAKCAGARFIGAELTYTDFSHADLSAADFTRATLERTQFHGALERGTVGRSPVGALGTDEKRAQAENWRPTH
- a CDS encoding type VI secretion system Vgr family protein gives rise to the protein MPGALDLNRFPTQPLFTISCDALPADTRVLRLGGTEGISHLYSFTLQLLMHEDEGLVFEMEQALNAPATLTIHGGDGTPRRTLHGVLASIDWVRETADHTVYEVVLVPRLWRLGLNQHSNVYVQQAIPTIITNLLEDNGFVAEDYALRLKERYPKLEHVSQYRESDLAFIQRRMEREGIYFYFEQLEDREKLIITDHKSYAASSGSVRYFPQAGRNLTGVEAFATFTSRCRTRPKEVRLREYDYLRPTMDLKKSHPVSPHGVGEVVSHDEHYTTPADGKRLAQARAEELKAREAIFEGRGRAFEAQPGYLFEVCEHPRPSFNASYLAVTVEHEGSQGIGDVEELDDEAPTQLNRDAEPTYFMRVEAIPSGVQFRPPQLTPVPRIFGVETGRVDGEQESQYAQIDEHGRYRLQLHFDENDPRNGKASTWVRMLQPHGGSREGFHFPLRKGTEVLLVFLGGDPDRPVIAGVVPNPHTPSPVTQNNATFNVLLTGGGNRMELEDKADVQHVRLSTPTQDTLLHMGAPDESSHNIHLRSNGSALIDLGGDYDTKVQGAKTEYVKKSVTETYDNLLDTKVKEDRFLTVSGNDDTKVTKEQKLKVTGNRTVTAESNQTHTVTGKDTHTITGQQKITANGGQNITVGSSGRTETISGPLTQTTGPQTLTVNGVLTQTITGAATITSPVSYNIVAPNVNQVAPAKNFKSAPWSGEAIGFKFSILGAKAEVVAGMAVAATNVKMDLTSLKMDIATMKYQNNPTTIKTFGAAIQQAYCNLHVVGLFVVA
- a CDS encoding NUDIX hydrolase produces the protein MIDKLAWIRVANGRILGARSKGKDTYYLPGGKREPGETDIEALSREVEEELSVRIKPETASLFGTFEAQAHGKPEGVRVRMTCYLAEFDGELRPASEIEELVWLTYQDRERVSLVSQIIFDKLHEMKWLS
- a CDS encoding DUF2169 domain-containing protein, whose product is MKVIKPQKLGLLPRSFEYGKDTFLVLTMAAFFPLDQPDVLLPEVALWKFAAEELGGQTPLDEGLPKQRGEVLVHAQAFPPGGTPQVACQVRVRVGSIDKTLRVVGNRHWDRSGVPSPPEPFTQMPLTYAQAFGGQGYAPNPLGKGFVQGKLPPGALHPLPNVEAPNQLIRSPKDKPAPAGLLPLDTSWPQRASKAGTYDSRWLKTRFPGFAEDLDESYFNAAPEDQWLSGYFQGGERFFLEHLHPSQPRIEGTLPRLTARAFVTLKTPQGESLQELSTRLDTVWLFPHAQRGVLLFRALAKVAEDDAADVLHCVTAFEAQGAPRPAQHYKDVLARRLDKKQGYLFALQDSELLPEQPAGAPGDLDTVPPEFTVGGQVLRDAMRRGAQRERDRARETVRAAGVDPDTVLPATLPPEERAPTLEELPAVVGQIEAQIEEQKASAERQRVEAEQHARRICAEHGIHYEKVMQDAKEKAGGPPRFSAREEFAKLQQLAADVRGQGQPMPELEAMLAAPAFLQRMEHGEAQLREIYQRFAHHMDPAAAMDAPSSAQVRARVEACHRAGQPLAREDLTGADLSGMELPGVNFQGALMERVNLKGANLSGANLEGAVLARAELSGARLTGANLKGANLGRAQLLGTRFDGGAELSGANLSEADLSGAKLRGAKLTGADLSGARMKGADFREVSAAGITFMRTDLSQAAFTGAQLAGCIFLECTVTGADFSGATLTSGMFLTAKGDGANFRQAKLGNLRLVQGCSFAKSDFQEAELSEANLRGTRLEESNFSGATLDRADLSECELRGARFYRSVARESRWVRANLQAAHCVSINLMNAILQKADISQADFTGANLFRADFAKVRGKAASMRQALLTDVRITQERT